From one Candidatus Omnitrophota bacterium genomic stretch:
- a CDS encoding peptidylprolyl isomerase produces MLKILRQKHISKIVFWALVILIMPAFVLWGTGNLGGGKSKGPKYAGLVDNKKVTFDEFAQSLNCVKAQILMNYFNQPQALDMFMKDKDLMGRLAWDRILMAGEARKNKIKVTDAEVIKAIKTHPMFVRNGKFDDRLYEYVLRNNLGLYPRNFEEVMRENLTIQKMHDIVAKDIKVADAEALDDYRKNNEKYALVYVIIPAENFMDKSKVEDSEINDYYEKHGSEFLMPAKDPETKQITLKTAELKDVYESVKTRLALDRAKPLATDYAWELREKIVEEMNMDFLSFEDAVSELGFSLEQTKLFSRPDYVEGIGEGSALVDAAFKLKKNEISEVVDARKGAVIFKILEIAPYDAEKFDKEKEEYKNKLINEKRIEVLEGWINSLKKKAKLNIDLSDYEKYYR; encoded by the coding sequence ATGCTTAAGATATTGAGACAAAAACACATATCGAAGATAGTATTCTGGGCGCTCGTGATACTGATAATGCCGGCATTCGTCCTGTGGGGAACGGGCAACCTTGGCGGCGGGAAAAGTAAAGGGCCGAAATACGCCGGCCTTGTAGACAATAAGAAAGTGACCTTTGATGAGTTCGCCCAAAGTCTCAACTGCGTAAAGGCGCAGATACTTATGAATTACTTCAACCAGCCGCAGGCTCTTGATATGTTCATGAAGGACAAGGATCTGATGGGAAGGCTGGCATGGGACAGGATATTGATGGCCGGGGAAGCGCGGAAGAATAAGATAAAGGTAACAGACGCGGAGGTGATAAAGGCCATAAAGACGCATCCCATGTTCGTCAGGAACGGCAAGTTTGACGACAGGCTGTACGAATATGTCCTGCGTAATAATCTGGGCCTTTACCCTAGGAATTTCGAAGAGGTCATGCGGGAGAACCTCACCATACAGAAGATGCACGACATCGTCGCGAAAGATATTAAGGTGGCCGACGCGGAAGCGCTGGATGACTACCGGAAAAATAACGAAAAATACGCGCTTGTTTACGTCATCATTCCCGCGGAGAATTTCATGGACAAGTCAAAGGTAGAAGACAGCGAGATAAACGATTACTATGAAAAACACGGATCTGAGTTCCTGATGCCGGCGAAGGATCCGGAGACGAAGCAGATCACGTTGAAGACCGCGGAACTCAAGGACGTATACGAAAGCGTAAAGACGCGCCTGGCGCTGGATCGGGCCAAACCTCTTGCGACGGATTACGCGTGGGAACTCCGCGAGAAGATAGTAGAAGAGATGAACATGGATTTTTTGAGCTTCGAGGACGCGGTATCCGAGCTTGGCTTTTCGCTCGAGCAGACGAAACTGTTTTCCAGACCGGACTATGTCGAAGGCATCGGAGAAGGCTCTGCCCTGGTAGACGCCGCGTTTAAATTGAAAAAGAATGAGATATCGGAGGTCGTCGACGCCAGGAAAGGCGCCGTAATATTCAAGATCCTCGAGATAGCACCGTATGACGCTGAAAAATTCGATAAGGAGAAGGAAGAGTATAAGAATAAGCTCATCAACGAAAAGAGGATAGAGGTTTTGGAGGGCTGGATAAATTCACTGAAAAAGAAGGCCAAATTGAATATAGACCTGAGCGATTACGAGAAGTACTACCGATAA
- the hisG gene encoding ATP phosphoribosyltransferase, whose protein sequence is MKEKSLKLKLGLPKGSLQEATVRMFRKAGFYVGISERSYFPSIDDDRIECILFRAQEMSRYVEDGILDVGITGNDWILENSSNVVRVAELIYAKQSMRPVRWVLAVPQDSKIKSVKDLKGKSIATELVNVTKSYLKKNKVKANVEFSWGATEVKAIVGVDAIVEVTETGSSLRANKLREIATVCESTTQLIVNRKSWMIPWKRDKIENLAMLLKGAILAEEKVGLKMNVAKKDLKVVLGLLPAMKKPTISNLVDSDWVDIDTIIDEKVVKDLIPKLKKAGAEGIIEYPLNKVIY, encoded by the coding sequence ATGAAAGAGAAGAGCTTAAAACTTAAATTGGGCCTGCCCAAGGGTAGCCTCCAGGAGGCTACCGTAAGGATGTTCCGCAAGGCCGGCTTCTATGTCGGCATAAGCGAACGGTCTTATTTCCCGTCAATAGACGACGACCGGATAGAGTGCATACTCTTCAGGGCGCAGGAGATGTCCCGCTATGTCGAGGATGGCATACTCGACGTAGGCATAACGGGCAACGACTGGATACTGGAGAACTCTTCCAATGTCGTGAGGGTCGCGGAACTGATATACGCGAAACAGAGCATGAGGCCGGTGAGATGGGTGCTTGCGGTCCCCCAGGATTCCAAAATAAAAAGCGTAAAAGACCTTAAGGGCAAATCTATCGCCACAGAACTTGTCAATGTGACGAAATCCTATTTGAAGAAGAATAAAGTGAAGGCGAATGTCGAATTCAGCTGGGGCGCGACCGAAGTCAAGGCCATTGTCGGAGTGGACGCTATCGTAGAGGTCACGGAGACGGGGTCATCGCTTCGGGCGAACAAATTAAGGGAGATCGCTACGGTGTGCGAGTCGACGACTCAGCTCATCGTCAACAGGAAGAGCTGGATGATACCGTGGAAGAGGGACAAGATAGAGAACCTGGCGATGCTCCTGAAGGGCGCGATACTGGCCGAAGAGAAGGTGGGGCTTAAGATGAACGTCGCGAAGAAAGACCTGAAGGTCGTTCTGGGGCTTCTGCCGGCGATGAAGAAACCGACGATATCGAACCTTGTAGACTCCGACTGGGTCGATATAGATACGATAATAGACGAGAAGGTAGTGAAGGACCTGATACCGAAATTGAAAAAAGCAGGCGCCGAGGGAATCATCGAGTACCCTTTAAACAAGGTGATTTATTAG
- a CDS encoding tetratricopeptide repeat protein produces the protein MRATKYIFSLAVLITLLISTVDLDAVIDISAKKNPLSLWETVVQKVRPTNAFSRSLAHFTMGVINDNESKPEDAIREYKEAIESEPGVSYLHTRLAIDYILLKKEDDAVEELKTAKSLDPSDVRPKFLLALTYTSLGMLEEARREYEEIARLDPNSIWALSSLADIFVLQKKMAEAAAVYEKLLEDKKDSAVLYFNLAVIYSRMERTDEAIEMLKEAVSVDGEYVEAYIGLGILYEMKKDLPGAIRNFETALEKDPLNTKLYHHIGILYYKDKKVDRAIKKYELLLKNNPNDLDAYIELSNIYLGEKRPQDAIKALDAALERGSKEASLYIALGFTYTVLERYDEALKFYNTALEIDRDDPKVHFYLGVLYEKRGDKELAAGELREAIRLDPDFADACNYLGYMLVEKGGALDEAILLIKKALETDPDNAAYIDSLGWAYFKNGMTDEALTELEKALKLEPGDPEIRDHLGEAYLKKGMKGRAREEWKKALELKPSKDMQDKIREKLRKAR, from the coding sequence GTGCGCGCGACAAAATATATATTTTCCCTGGCAGTTCTCATTACACTTCTAATATCCACGGTCGATTTAGATGCTGTAATAGACATTTCCGCCAAAAAAAATCCGCTCTCGTTATGGGAAACGGTCGTCCAGAAGGTCCGCCCGACGAATGCGTTTTCCAGGTCGCTAGCCCATTTCACGATGGGCGTTATCAACGATAACGAGTCCAAGCCCGAAGACGCTATCCGGGAATACAAAGAGGCGATAGAGTCCGAGCCCGGCGTAAGCTACCTGCATACGAGGCTCGCCATAGATTATATACTTCTTAAGAAAGAAGACGACGCCGTCGAAGAATTGAAGACGGCCAAATCGCTTGACCCCTCCGACGTGAGGCCGAAGTTCCTCCTGGCGTTGACATATACGTCGCTGGGTATGCTTGAAGAGGCGCGCAGAGAGTACGAAGAGATAGCGCGGCTCGACCCGAACTCCATATGGGCGCTAAGTTCTTTGGCGGACATATTTGTATTACAGAAGAAGATGGCTGAGGCTGCCGCTGTATACGAGAAGCTTCTCGAGGATAAGAAAGACTCCGCCGTCCTGTATTTCAACCTTGCGGTCATCTACTCGAGGATGGAGAGGACCGACGAGGCCATAGAGATGCTTAAAGAGGCGGTCTCGGTAGACGGCGAATACGTCGAGGCGTATATAGGGCTCGGCATATTATATGAGATGAAAAAAGACCTCCCCGGCGCCATCCGTAATTTCGAAACGGCTCTTGAGAAAGATCCTCTGAATACGAAGCTATATCACCACATCGGCATCTTATACTATAAAGATAAGAAGGTAGACAGGGCGATAAAGAAATACGAGCTCTTGCTGAAGAATAATCCCAACGATCTCGACGCTTACATAGAGCTTTCGAATATATATCTGGGCGAAAAGAGGCCGCAGGACGCGATAAAGGCGCTCGACGCCGCGTTGGAGAGGGGTTCGAAGGAAGCGAGCCTGTATATAGCCCTGGGATTTACGTATACTGTCCTGGAGAGATACGATGAGGCGCTGAAGTTCTATAACACGGCGCTTGAGATAGATAGAGATGACCCGAAAGTCCATTTTTATCTCGGAGTCCTTTATGAAAAGAGAGGCGACAAAGAATTGGCCGCCGGAGAACTCAGGGAAGCGATAAGATTAGACCCGGATTTCGCGGACGCCTGTAATTACCTTGGGTACATGCTGGTAGAAAAGGGGGGAGCCTTGGACGAGGCCATCCTCCTTATAAAGAAGGCGCTGGAGACAGATCCCGATAATGCCGCTTATATAGATTCTCTCGGATGGGCGTATTTTAAGAATGGCATGACGGATGAGGCGCTTACGGAATTGGAGAAGGCGTTAAAGCTGGAACCGGGCGATCCCGAAATAAGGGACCATCTCGGTGAGGCGTACCTTAAGAAAGGTATGAAGGGTAGGGCAAGGGAAGAGTGGAAGAAGGCGCTCGAACTTAAACCCAGCAAGGATATGCAGGATAAAATTAGAGAGAAGCTGAGAAAGGCAAGGTAG